A stretch of the Ochrobactrum sp. BTU1 genome encodes the following:
- a CDS encoding urate hydroxylase PuuD — MYDLAVAWDWLGFAVRWLHVITAIAWIGSSFYFIALDLGLRQRPGLPVGAYGEEWQVHGGGFYHIQKYLVAPAEMPEHLTWFKWESYATWLSGFTLLCIVYYAGADLYLVDPNVLDVSAPTAIAISIASLAFGWIAYNTICKLMLGKSDTLLMVILYCILVVMAWGYTHLFTGRAAFLHLGAFTATIMSANVFMVIIPNQKIVVADLIAGRKPDPKYGKIAKQRSTHNNYLTLPVLFLMLSNHYPLAFGTEFNWIIASLVFLMGVTIRHWFNTQHARKGSPTWTWLVTVILFIIIMWLSTVPKILTGEPEEQKVSSLQQTFISDPHFEKVRDTVLGRCAMCHAKEPGWEGIIVPPKGVVLETDKDIAAHAREIYLQAGRSHAMPPANVTGVSNEERKLLASWYESATSGAK; from the coding sequence ATGTATGATCTTGCCGTGGCCTGGGACTGGCTGGGCTTCGCAGTGCGGTGGCTACACGTCATCACCGCGATTGCGTGGATCGGCTCGTCTTTCTATTTCATCGCGCTGGACTTAGGACTTCGCCAGCGTCCGGGCTTGCCCGTCGGCGCTTATGGCGAAGAATGGCAGGTCCATGGTGGTGGCTTCTATCATATCCAGAAATATCTGGTTGCCCCCGCCGAGATGCCAGAGCATCTGACATGGTTCAAATGGGAATCCTACGCCACATGGCTGTCGGGCTTCACTTTGCTCTGCATCGTCTATTATGCGGGCGCCGATCTCTATCTGGTTGATCCGAATGTGCTCGATGTATCGGCGCCGACGGCAATCGCTATTTCGATCGCTTCGCTGGCGTTTGGCTGGATCGCCTATAACACCATCTGCAAGCTGATGCTCGGCAAGAGCGATACGCTTCTGATGGTCATTCTCTACTGCATTCTGGTGGTGATGGCCTGGGGCTATACGCATCTGTTTACGGGTCGTGCAGCTTTCCTGCATCTGGGAGCTTTTACCGCGACAATCATGTCTGCCAACGTGTTCATGGTCATCATTCCGAACCAGAAAATCGTGGTGGCCGATCTGATTGCCGGTCGCAAGCCAGATCCGAAATACGGCAAGATCGCCAAGCAGCGCTCGACGCATAACAACTATCTGACGCTGCCGGTTCTGTTCTTGATGCTGTCGAACCACTATCCGCTGGCCTTCGGAACCGAATTCAACTGGATCATCGCATCGCTGGTGTTCCTGATGGGTGTCACGATCCGCCACTGGTTCAACACCCAGCACGCTCGCAAGGGTAGCCCGACCTGGACATGGCTGGTGACGGTTATCCTGTTCATTATCATCATGTGGCTGTCGACCGTGCCGAAAATTCTGACCGGAGAGCCGGAAGAACAAAAGGTTTCATCGCTACAGCAGACTTTCATCTCGGACCCGCACTTTGAAAAAGTGCGGGATACTGTTCTGGGACGTTGTGCGATGTGCCACGCCAAAGAGCCAGGTTGGGAAGGCATCATCGTGCCGCCAAAAGGTGTGGTTCTTGAAACAGATAAAGATATCGCGGCCCATGCGCGCGAAATCTATTTGCAGGCTGGACGTTCCCATGCCATGCCGCCTGCCAACGTCACCGGGGTAAGTAATGAGGAGCGCAAGCTGCTCGCTTCCTGGTATGAATCCGCGACTTCTGGAGCAAAATAA
- the guaD gene encoding guanine deaminase — translation MTKLLIRGRVLTFREEPQSLDDAQSYRYIEDGAVLVENGRIARLGDYADVSAEAGHDVQVADHRPHLILPGFIDTHIHYPQTQVVASYAANLLEWLNTYTFVAEQKFADEQHAEFIAERFLDELIRHGTTTAVAYCSVHPQSVDAYFRASQHRNMRMLGGKVMMDRNAPPALCDTAQSGYDDSKQLIARWHGKDRLDYVITPRFAITSTPEQLEASQVLAREHPECFIQTHLSENHEEIEFTKSLYPDAPDYLGIYEHYGLLGSKTLLGHSIHLEEREVKVMAETGSIAVFCPTSNLFLGSGLFDRDRLKASGVRMSVATDVGGGTSFSMLRTMDEGYKVLQLRGSRLNPFQSFYMMTLGNARALSMEDKIGTLDEGTEADIVVLDSAATSPMRLRMAAGATLEQELFLLQTVGDDRAIVETYVAGKPLKAELS, via the coding sequence ATGACCAAACTTCTCATCCGTGGCCGCGTGCTGACTTTTCGTGAAGAACCGCAGAGTCTGGATGATGCTCAATCCTATCGATATATCGAAGACGGTGCCGTGCTTGTCGAAAATGGCCGCATTGCGCGCCTGGGCGACTATGCCGATGTCAGCGCTGAAGCAGGCCATGACGTGCAAGTTGCCGACCATCGCCCGCATCTTATTCTGCCGGGTTTCATCGATACTCACATCCATTATCCGCAGACGCAGGTTGTCGCGTCCTATGCGGCCAATCTCCTTGAATGGCTCAACACCTATACATTCGTGGCAGAGCAGAAATTCGCCGATGAGCAGCACGCGGAATTTATCGCTGAGCGCTTTCTGGACGAATTGATCCGCCATGGCACTACCACCGCCGTCGCTTATTGCTCGGTACACCCGCAGAGCGTCGATGCCTATTTCCGCGCGTCGCAGCATCGCAATATGCGTATGCTTGGCGGTAAGGTGATGATGGATCGCAATGCGCCGCCAGCACTCTGTGATACAGCTCAATCGGGATATGATGATAGCAAGCAGCTGATCGCCCGCTGGCATGGCAAAGATCGACTTGATTATGTGATCACGCCGCGTTTTGCGATCACATCAACGCCTGAGCAGCTGGAAGCCAGTCAGGTTCTGGCACGCGAGCATCCTGAATGCTTCATCCAGACACATCTTTCGGAAAATCACGAAGAGATTGAGTTCACAAAATCGCTTTACCCGGATGCGCCTGATTATCTCGGCATTTATGAGCATTATGGTTTGTTGGGTAGCAAGACCTTGCTTGGCCATTCCATCCATCTAGAAGAGCGCGAAGTGAAGGTGATGGCAGAGACCGGCTCGATTGCCGTCTTCTGCCCGACCTCAAACCTGTTTCTGGGTTCTGGCCTGTTCGACCGTGATCGCCTTAAAGCATCGGGCGTACGTATGTCTGTTGCCACTGATGTCGGCGGCGGCACCAGCTTCTCGATGCTGCGCACGATGGATGAGGGCTACAAGGTACTGCAATTGCGTGGAAGCCGCCTCAACCCTTTCCAGTCATTCTACATGATGACACTCGGCAACGCCCGCGCGCTGTCGATGGAAGACAAGATCGGCACGCTCGACGAGGGCACAGAAGCCGATATTGTGGTGCTGGATTCAGCTGCCACATCGCCGATGCGGCTGCGCATGGCCGCAGGCGCCACGCTCGAGCAGGAGTTATTCCTGTTGCAAACGGTTGGCGATGATCGCGCGATTGTCGAAACCTATGTGGCAGGCAAGCCGTTGAAGGCTGAGCTTTCTTAA
- a CDS encoding IclR family transcriptional regulator, translating into MEQAKAKRGRKAAENAVPSSVQVLDRSLRLLALIAENDGSTLTDLADASGMAPSTVHRLLSSLANHGMVSHDVETGDWTIGVKAFEIGNAFRRFRKLGTLARPYLKSLMETSGETANIGIEDGGDVVFISQIESHAPMRAFFRPGRRGPIHASGIGKAVLSTWSDTEIARTLSGRTLEHFTQRTLDTLPALLKDIQATRTRGWSIDDEEHTLGMCCIAAPIFNEYGEAIAGISVSGPAVRLPRQKLDELGPLIRSTADELTRTMGGKRPEEL; encoded by the coding sequence ATGGAACAGGCAAAAGCAAAGCGTGGCCGCAAGGCAGCGGAGAATGCCGTGCCCTCATCCGTTCAGGTTTTAGATCGCAGTCTCAGGCTTCTGGCGCTCATTGCCGAGAATGACGGCTCGACATTAACCGACCTCGCCGATGCCAGTGGCATGGCTCCTTCGACCGTTCATCGGCTTCTCTCATCGCTCGCCAATCACGGCATGGTTTCGCATGATGTGGAAACCGGTGACTGGACCATTGGCGTCAAGGCTTTCGAGATTGGCAACGCTTTTCGCCGCTTCCGAAAGCTCGGCACGCTGGCGCGGCCTTATCTTAAATCATTGATGGAAACGAGCGGCGAAACCGCGAATATCGGCATTGAGGACGGCGGTGACGTCGTGTTCATTTCGCAGATTGAAAGCCATGCGCCGATGCGCGCCTTCTTCCGCCCGGGTCGTCGCGGTCCAATCCACGCCTCGGGTATCGGCAAGGCAGTTTTGTCCACATGGTCGGACACGGAAATCGCGCGCACGCTCTCTGGCAGAACGCTTGAACATTTCACGCAGCGCACACTCGACACCTTACCGGCATTGCTGAAAGACATTCAGGCAACCCGCACGCGCGGCTGGTCGATTGACGACGAAGAACATACGCTCGGCATGTGCTGCATCGCGGCGCCCATTTTCAACGAATATGGCGAAGCGATTGCTGGCATTTCTGTCTCCGGACCTGCGGTGCGCCTGCCCCGACAAAAGCTTGACGAACTCGGTCCACTGATCCGCTCGACAGCCGATGAGCTGACCCGCACCATGGGTGGCAAGCGACCGGAAGAGTTGTAA
- the gcl gene encoding glyoxylate carboligase — MARMRAVDAAVLVLEKEGINCAFGVPGAAINPFYSAMKARGSIRHILARHVEGASHMAEGYTRAKHGNIGLCIGTSGPAGTDMITGLYSASADSIPILCVTGQAPRARLDKEDFQAVDIAKIAAPVTKWAVTVMEPALVPFVFQKAFHIMKSGRPGPVLIDLPIDVQLAEIEFDIDTYQPMEAYKPSATRAQAEKAIAMLNDAEHPLIVAGGGIINADASDLLVEFAEITGIPVIPTLMGWGVIPDDHRLMAGMCGLQTSHRYGNATLLASDMVIGIGNRWANRHTGNVDTYKKDRKFIHVDIEPTQIGRVFAPDFGIVSDAGKALKLLLDVATEWKSAGKLRDWSGWAQECGERKKTMLRKTHFDQTPLKPQRVYEEMNKAFGRDTCYVTTIGLSQIAGAQFLHVYRPRNWINCGQAGPLGWTLPAALGVRAADPDRPIVALSGDYDFQFMIEELAVGAQHKLPYIHVVVNNSYLGLIRQAQRGFNMDFEVSLAFDNINASGDAEKGYGVDHVAVAEGLGCKAIRVRSPNQFAEGFEQAKALMEEHQVPVVLEFILERVTNISMGADIDQVVEFEELAERGEDAPTAIAMLLD; from the coding sequence ATGGCCAGAATGCGTGCAGTCGATGCAGCCGTACTTGTGCTGGAAAAAGAAGGGATCAATTGCGCATTCGGTGTGCCGGGCGCTGCGATCAACCCATTTTATTCGGCCATGAAGGCACGGGGTTCCATCCGTCACATTCTTGCGCGACACGTTGAAGGCGCTTCGCACATGGCGGAAGGCTACACCCGCGCAAAGCATGGCAATATAGGCCTGTGCATCGGAACGTCCGGCCCGGCTGGTACAGACATGATTACCGGCCTTTATTCGGCCTCTGCCGATTCAATTCCAATCCTCTGCGTTACAGGCCAAGCCCCCCGCGCGCGTCTCGACAAAGAGGATTTTCAGGCAGTCGATATTGCCAAGATCGCGGCCCCCGTTACCAAATGGGCGGTCACGGTTATGGAGCCAGCACTGGTGCCTTTTGTTTTCCAGAAGGCTTTTCATATCATGAAGTCGGGTCGTCCCGGCCCGGTGCTGATCGATCTGCCGATCGATGTCCAGCTCGCCGAAATCGAGTTTGACATCGATACCTATCAGCCGATGGAAGCATATAAGCCCTCAGCCACCCGCGCACAGGCCGAAAAGGCCATCGCGATGTTGAACGACGCGGAACATCCGTTAATCGTTGCAGGCGGCGGCATCATCAACGCCGATGCTTCCGATCTTCTGGTTGAATTTGCTGAAATCACCGGCATTCCGGTTATCCCGACCCTGATGGGCTGGGGCGTCATCCCTGATGACCACCGCCTGATGGCGGGCATGTGCGGCCTTCAAACCTCGCATCGTTATGGCAATGCAACGCTACTGGCCTCCGACATGGTGATCGGCATCGGAAACCGCTGGGCAAACCGTCATACCGGCAATGTCGATACCTATAAAAAGGATCGCAAATTTATCCATGTCGATATCGAACCAACCCAGATCGGCCGCGTTTTCGCACCGGATTTCGGGATTGTTTCGGATGCTGGCAAAGCCCTGAAACTGCTGCTGGATGTCGCCACCGAATGGAAGTCCGCAGGCAAACTGCGTGACTGGTCAGGCTGGGCGCAGGAATGTGGTGAGCGCAAGAAAACCATGTTGCGCAAGACGCATTTCGATCAGACGCCACTAAAGCCGCAGCGTGTTTATGAGGAAATGAACAAGGCATTTGGCCGCGACACTTGTTATGTCACGACCATTGGTCTGAGCCAGATTGCCGGCGCGCAGTTCCTGCATGTTTATCGCCCACGCAACTGGATCAATTGTGGTCAGGCAGGCCCCTTGGGCTGGACATTGCCAGCAGCACTCGGGGTTCGCGCGGCCGACCCTGATCGTCCGATTGTTGCACTATCCGGCGATTATGATTTCCAGTTCATGATTGAGGAACTGGCGGTCGGCGCACAGCACAAGCTGCCTTACATTCATGTCGTCGTGAACAATTCCTATCTCGGCCTGATCCGTCAGGCGCAGCGCGGCTTTAATATGGATTTCGAGGTCAGTCTTGCCTTCGATAACATCAATGCATCGGGTGATGCGGAAAAGGGTTACGGCGTCGATCATGTAGCGGTTGCCGAAGGCCTCGGCTGTAAGGCGATCCGCGTTCGAAGCCCGAACCAGTTCGCGGAAGGGTTCGAACAGGCAAAGGCGCTGATGGAAGAGCATCAGGTGCCGGTCGTTCTCGAGTTCATCCTTGAGCGTGTCACCAATATTTCCATGGGCGCCGATATCGATCAGGTGGTCGAGTTCGAAGAACTGGCCGAGCGTGGCGAAGATGCGCCAACGGCGATTGCCATGCTGCTGGATTAA
- the hyi gene encoding hydroxypyruvate isomerase — MPRFAANLTMLFNEVPFMDRFALAAKAGFTGVEYLFPYDFNRHELKAALAKHNLAQVLHNLPAGNWGGGERGIAVLPDRIDEFRRGVADAIDYATALNCSQVNCLAGIAPQGVDPDVLRATFVSNLRLAAKELGKHGIRLLIEPINHYDIPGFYLNTVEQAVSIIDEVGSNNLFIQYDLYHQQRTRGELIATYERYKPLIAHVQLADNPGRNEPGTGEINYPYVFEALKNAGYKGWIGCEYKPKTTTEEGLGWFKQDEAERLTA; from the coding sequence ATGCCAAGATTTGCAGCCAATCTCACCATGCTTTTCAACGAAGTGCCGTTTATGGATCGCTTCGCTCTGGCCGCCAAAGCCGGTTTCACAGGGGTGGAATATCTCTTCCCCTATGACTTCAATCGCCATGAGCTGAAAGCCGCACTCGCCAAGCACAATCTGGCACAGGTGTTGCACAATCTGCCTGCGGGCAACTGGGGTGGGGGCGAGCGCGGTATCGCGGTTCTGCCGGATCGTATCGATGAATTCCGCCGCGGCGTCGCCGACGCGATTGACTATGCGACAGCGCTTAACTGTTCGCAGGTCAATTGCCTTGCAGGCATTGCCCCTCAAGGCGTTGACCCGGATGTGTTACGCGCAACCTTCGTCAGCAATCTCAGGCTTGCTGCAAAGGAACTTGGCAAGCACGGCATTCGCCTGCTGATCGAGCCGATCAATCACTATGATATTCCGGGCTTTTATCTCAATACGGTCGAACAGGCGGTGTCGATCATCGATGAGGTGGGCAGCAACAATCTGTTCATTCAATATGATCTTTATCACCAGCAGCGCACGCGTGGCGAACTGATTGCCACTTATGAACGCTACAAGCCGCTGATTGCCCACGTTCAGCTAGCCGATAATCCGGGCCGCAACGAACCGGGCACCGGCGAAATCAACTATCCATATGTGTTCGAAGCGTTGAAAAATGCTGGCTACAAGGGCTGGATCGGTTGCGAATATAAGCCAAAGACAACCACCGAGGAAGGACTTGGCTGGTTCAAACAGGATGAAGCCGAACGGCTTACCGCATAG
- a CDS encoding 2-hydroxy-3-oxopropionate reductase: MTNIGFIGLGIMGKPMAQHLQNAGHQLFTSKHTQPPHKDLLDAGLSVLETPKAVAAECETIILMLPDTPQVADVLFSENGVAEGLGKGKTLIDMSSISPIETKEFAKKVRATGAEYIDAPVSGGEVGAKNASLSIMAGGAQDAFDKALPLLKLMGKNITLVGDCGDGQTTKVANQIIVALNIEAVAEALVFASKAGADPAKVREALMGGFASSRILEVHGERMIKRTFDPGFRISLHQKDLNLALQGAKALGVSLPNTATAQELFNSCAAHGDDGLDHSGLVRALERMANHDVA; encoded by the coding sequence ATGACAAATATAGGTTTTATCGGGCTTGGCATCATGGGCAAGCCAATGGCGCAGCATTTGCAAAATGCAGGCCATCAGCTCTTTACTTCAAAGCACACACAACCGCCGCACAAGGATTTGCTCGATGCAGGGCTGAGCGTTCTTGAAACGCCAAAGGCAGTCGCAGCCGAATGCGAGACAATCATTCTCATGTTGCCGGATACGCCACAGGTAGCGGACGTTCTGTTTAGCGAAAATGGCGTTGCCGAAGGTTTGGGCAAAGGCAAGACGCTGATCGATATGAGTTCGATTTCGCCGATTGAAACCAAGGAGTTTGCAAAGAAAGTCCGCGCAACCGGTGCCGAATATATCGATGCGCCAGTATCGGGCGGCGAGGTTGGCGCGAAGAATGCCAGCCTTTCCATCATGGCAGGCGGTGCGCAGGATGCTTTTGACAAGGCGCTGCCACTGTTGAAACTCATGGGCAAAAACATCACGCTTGTTGGTGATTGCGGCGACGGCCAGACAACCAAGGTCGCCAATCAGATTATTGTCGCGCTGAATATTGAAGCCGTAGCCGAAGCGCTGGTCTTCGCGTCCAAAGCGGGGGCTGATCCAGCCAAGGTGCGAGAGGCACTGATGGGTGGGTTCGCGTCATCGCGCATTCTGGAGGTGCATGGCGAACGCATGATCAAGCGCACATTCGATCCGGGTTTCCGAATTTCGCTGCACCAGAAGGATTTGAACCTTGCATTGCAGGGCGCAAAGGCTCTCGGCGTTTCGCTTCCTAACACCGCAACCGCTCAGGAATTGTTCAATTCCTGTGCAGCACATGGCGATGATGGTCTCGATCATTCGGGACTGGTGCGCGCGCTGGAGCGCATGGCGAACCATGATGTTGCCTAG
- a CDS encoding glycerate kinase, producing MTAITDPKKFLTSLFDAAVAAADPELVIRANLPAKPKGRTIVIGAGKGSAQMAAAFERAWAERHEGEDAPIEGIVVTRYGYGAPCKTIEIIEASHPVPDDAGLAASKRLFDAVSNLTEDDLVVALISGGGSALLPSPPEGLTLADEIAVNKALLASGAPISAMNAVRKHLSTIKGGRLAAHAHPAKVFSLVVSDIPGDNPAFVASGPTVPDATSRDDALKIIERYKLELPDAVLAHIKSEKAHAPKPDDKIFADNEVRVIASAAVSLEAAVKEAERHGVEAVILSDSMEGEAREVAHVHAAIAREVADRDRPFKKPIVLLSGGETTVTIRAKGGKGGRNSEFLLSFALDIDGYANIYALAADTDGIDGSEDNAGAFADGTTVSRLQKAGEDGAARLNANDAWSAFDAIGDLFMPGPTGTNVNDLRAILITG from the coding sequence ATGACTGCTATCACCGATCCGAAGAAGTTTCTGACCAGTCTGTTCGATGCAGCGGTTGCGGCTGCTGATCCCGAACTGGTTATCCGCGCCAATCTGCCTGCCAAGCCCAAGGGCCGGACGATTGTGATTGGTGCAGGCAAAGGGTCGGCACAGATGGCAGCCGCTTTCGAACGCGCATGGGCAGAGCGGCATGAGGGCGAGGACGCACCAATCGAAGGCATTGTCGTCACGCGCTATGGCTATGGCGCACCTTGCAAAACTATCGAGATCATTGAAGCATCGCACCCGGTTCCGGATGATGCCGGGCTTGCGGCCTCAAAACGGCTGTTCGATGCTGTGTCCAACCTCACCGAAGATGATCTTGTTGTGGCGCTTATTTCTGGTGGTGGTTCTGCTTTGCTGCCATCGCCGCCTGAAGGTCTGACGCTCGCCGACGAAATTGCGGTCAACAAAGCTTTGCTTGCTTCTGGTGCGCCAATTTCGGCCATGAATGCGGTGCGAAAACATCTGTCGACCATTAAAGGCGGGAGGCTGGCAGCGCACGCACATCCGGCAAAAGTCTTCTCGCTGGTGGTTTCCGATATTCCCGGCGACAATCCTGCCTTTGTCGCTTCCGGTCCGACCGTGCCTGATGCAACGTCTCGCGATGACGCGCTGAAAATTATCGAACGTTACAAGCTTGAACTTCCCGATGCCGTGCTCGCGCATATCAAAAGCGAGAAGGCTCATGCACCGAAGCCCGACGACAAGATCTTTGCCGATAACGAAGTGCGGGTGATTGCGTCCGCTGCTGTTTCGCTGGAAGCAGCCGTCAAAGAAGCCGAGCGTCATGGGGTCGAGGCGGTAATCCTGTCCGATTCAATGGAAGGTGAAGCACGCGAAGTAGCGCATGTTCATGCAGCGATCGCGCGTGAAGTGGCGGATCGTGATCGCCCGTTCAAAAAACCGATTGTGCTGCTTTCCGGTGGCGAGACTACTGTGACCATCCGCGCCAAAGGCGGCAAGGGTGGCCGCAACAGCGAGTTTCTGCTGTCCTTTGCGCTTGATATTGATGGCTATGCAAATATTTACGCACTGGCGGCTGATACGGATGGCATCGATGGTTCGGAAGACAATGCAGGCGCGTTTGCAGATGGCACGACCGTTTCGCGGCTGCAAAAGGCTGGTGAAGATGGCGCGGCGCGGCTTAACGCCAATGATGCATGGAGCGCATTTGATGCAATCGGCGATCTGTTCATGCCGGGGCCAACCGGCACCAATGTCAACGATCTCAGAGCTATTTTGATAACGGGCTAG
- the ccoS gene encoding cbb3-type cytochrome oxidase assembly protein CcoS, producing the protein MSGLLFLIPIALGLGVLGLAGFLWSLKNGQYDDLDGAANRILIDDDRFPAKKDESL; encoded by the coding sequence ATGAGCGGACTGCTTTTCCTGATTCCTATTGCGCTTGGCCTGGGTGTTCTAGGCCTCGCAGGCTTTCTATGGTCGCTGAAAAATGGTCAGTATGACGACCTCGACGGCGCCGCCAACCGCATTCTGATCGATGACGACCGCTTTCCCGCAAAGAAGGATGAATCGTTATAA
- the cadA gene encoding cadmium-translocating P-type ATPase, translating to MSCCVENAQIATVIQAISPDEMQVASRALGDGQRQLDLSVPGVHCGLCIKTIEDALGKISGVAYVRVNLTARRVTIRWKDGETPPDVVDPLRRLGYEAHIFDMVQDKDPTFTRLLIALGVAAFASSNVMLLSVAVWSGADAATRDMFHWISGLIALPTLIYSGRIFYVSAWNALRTRRVNMDVPIALAISLAFGMSVYETMNHGQHAYFDASVSLLFFLLIGRTLDYLMRARARSAVRGLAQLSPRGAVVIGDNDERNYLPVNEIRPGMRIILAAGERVPVDAKVEDGRSELDCAIASGESDAVPVGPGSDIRAGTMNLSAPLVIRATAEAKDSFLAEMVRLMDVAEGGRAFYRRLADRASELYVPMVHTIAFAAFVGWMIYTGGDWYRSIYIAICTLIITCPCALALAVPIVQVVAARRLFENGIMIKDGSAMERMAEIDTAVFDKTGTLTLGQPRLIDLDAINPNNLEIASELSLYSRHPLSRALALFSGAKPMTAFTRIEEIPGAGIEAELNGTIYRLGKREWADSDANAAASDGPETCLSIDGKLVQTFRFEDQPREDAASAIGALKRNGLKLEIISGDKQPAVQKLAGYLGVDTYRGEVLPADKSQLVQELTSNGRKVLMVGDGLNDAPALVAAHVSMAPATAADIGRNAADFVFLRESLAAVPLAFAVSKEAGRLISQNFALSIGYNIIAVPIAIFGYVTPLVAALSMSLSSIVVVSNAMRLRAGKQKQQAQTTVAPAVVLKEAHK from the coding sequence ATGAGTTGCTGCGTAGAAAATGCACAGATCGCCACCGTCATTCAGGCCATTTCGCCAGATGAAATGCAGGTCGCAAGTCGTGCGCTCGGTGACGGCCAGCGCCAGCTTGATCTCTCGGTTCCCGGTGTTCATTGTGGGCTTTGCATCAAGACAATCGAAGATGCGCTCGGCAAAATCAGCGGTGTTGCCTATGTCCGCGTCAACCTGACAGCACGTCGCGTTACCATCCGCTGGAAGGATGGAGAGACACCGCCTGATGTTGTCGATCCGCTGCGCCGTCTCGGTTATGAAGCGCATATTTTCGATATGGTGCAGGACAAAGATCCGACCTTCACGCGGCTGTTGATCGCGCTTGGTGTTGCAGCCTTTGCGTCGAGCAATGTGATGCTGTTGTCGGTTGCGGTCTGGTCGGGTGCGGATGCTGCTACCCGCGATATGTTTCACTGGATTTCCGGCCTGATCGCACTGCCGACCCTGATTTACTCGGGCCGGATTTTCTATGTTTCAGCCTGGAATGCGCTTCGCACCCGTCGCGTGAACATGGATGTGCCGATTGCACTCGCCATTTCGCTTGCCTTCGGCATGAGCGTTTATGAGACGATGAACCATGGCCAGCACGCCTATTTCGACGCTTCTGTCTCGCTGTTGTTCTTCCTGCTGATTGGCCGCACGCTCGATTATCTGATGCGCGCACGCGCACGCTCCGCCGTGCGTGGTTTGGCACAATTAAGCCCGCGTGGTGCCGTGGTGATCGGCGACAATGACGAGCGCAACTATCTGCCGGTCAATGAAATCCGTCCCGGAATGCGGATCATCCTTGCCGCAGGCGAACGTGTGCCTGTGGACGCAAAAGTCGAAGACGGTCGTTCAGAGCTTGATTGCGCGATTGCATCAGGCGAAAGCGATGCGGTTCCAGTCGGTCCCGGCTCGGATATTCGTGCGGGAACCATGAACCTCTCCGCCCCGCTCGTCATTCGCGCAACCGCTGAAGCCAAGGATTCGTTTCTTGCTGAAATGGTGCGTCTGATGGACGTTGCCGAAGGCGGTCGCGCTTTTTATCGCCGTCTCGCTGACCGGGCATCCGAACTCTATGTGCCGATGGTGCATACGATTGCCTTTGCGGCCTTTGTCGGTTGGATGATCTATACCGGCGGCGACTGGTATCGCTCGATCTATATTGCGATCTGCACGCTCATCATCACCTGCCCCTGTGCATTGGCGCTTGCGGTGCCAATCGTTCAGGTGGTGGCAGCCCGTCGCCTGTTTGAAAACGGCATCATGATCAAGGACGGCTCTGCCATGGAACGCATGGCCGAAATCGACACGGCCGTATTCGACAAGACAGGCACGCTGACACTTGGTCAGCCCCGCCTGATCGATCTTGATGCGATAAACCCGAACAATCTCGAGATCGCGTCCGAACTTTCGCTTTATTCGCGCCATCCGCTTTCGCGGGCGCTTGCGCTGTTTTCAGGCGCAAAGCCAATGACTGCCTTCACCCGAATTGAGGAAATTCCGGGCGCTGGCATTGAAGCCGAGCTGAACGGCACGATCTATCGGCTTGGCAAGCGCGAATGGGCGGACAGCGATGCGAATGCGGCTGCTTCCGATGGTCCTGAAACCTGCCTCTCCATCGATGGCAAGCTGGTTCAAACTTTCCGCTTTGAAGATCAGCCGCGCGAAGATGCAGCGAGCGCCATCGGTGCGCTGAAACGCAATGGCTTGAAGCTGGAAATCATTTCCGGCGATAAACAGCCCGCCGTGCAAAAGCTTGCCGGTTATCTTGGTGTCGATACTTATCGCGGCGAAGTTCTGCCTGCAGACAAGTCACAGCTTGTGCAGGAACTGACCAGCAATGGTCGTAAAGTACTGATGGTCGGCGACGGCTTGAACGATGCGCCTGCCCTTGTTGCGGCCCATGTTTCCATGGCGCCGGCAACCGCTGCCGATATTGGCCGTAACGCTGCCGATTTCGTATTCCTGCGCGAAAGCCTCGCTGCCGTGCCGCTGGCTTTTGCCGTGTCAAAAGAAGCAGGCCGGTTAATCAGCCAGAACTTTGCGCTTTCCATCGGCTATAATATCATTGCGGTGCCGATTGCGATTTTTGGTTATGTGACACCATTGGTGGCTGCACTTTCGATGTCGCTATCCTCTATTGTGGTTGTCAGCAACGCCATGCGGCTAAGGGCAGGAAAACAAAAACAGCAGGCGCAAACCACTGTCGCACCTGCTGTTGTTCTCAAGGAAGCGCACAAATGA